CCAGTTTCTGTACTGTAAGAAAAGACTCTGGGCTAATGCAAACCTACAGGCTTCCATCACCGAGATGATGACACTCAGAGGGAGTTTCCTCTGGGACTTGTCTCCACCCTGATTGCTTACACCCATGTTCTGACCCAGGAGTAAGATGTGTTACATTTTCCTCATTGTTGGTCCACAGAGACCAGGAGCTAGGCAGGACAATTACTGTCTGCCTTTCTTTAATGAGATGCTCAGGGAGTCTGGCCCAGTGGGAGGGAAGGATGCTGAAGTAAATATTCGTCCGAGTCCCCAAACCTCCTTGCTGCACAGAGGCCCAGGATGAAGATCACCCACCCTTCACTTGCTCAGAACATGCCTAGGATTCTGACCTTTTCTGATCCTTAGAATAAAGACACAATTGCCCAGCAGCTCCAAGCTAGTGGACATGGGGCAGTTGCAGCACTGAGCTGTCAGGTACTGTAGTAGCAGCACAGATGCCAATTTCTTTACTAAAAGATTATGCTCACTTGTCCGTGTTGAAGGACCAGTAGCAGCGATTGTGAGTCCATGAGGCTCAGTTATAGTTAAGCTATAACAGTAACTAGctatttctcattaaaatatttaaagatcatttgactttgtgtgtgtgtctgtgtgtgtgtgtgtctgtgtgtgtgtgtgtctgtgtgtgtgtctgtgtgtgtgtgtctgtgtgtgtgtgtgtgtctgtctgtgtgtgtgtgtgtgtgtgtgtgtgtgtctgtctgtgtgtgtgtgtgtgtgtgtgtgtgtgtgtctgtgtgtgtgtgtgtgtgtacacagcatatgtggaagtcagaggacaacttttaggaaaattctttttctctttctaccatgtagatcTGAGGGGCTTGGCCTCAGCTCATTGGGCTTGGGTTAAGAGTCTTTATGtgttgaaccatctcactggccactactatttttctttttttctatgagCTGCTAAGGACAagaggaaaaacagagacagtTAAACAGAGATGTACATGGTTTCAGGGAAGGGACATCTGTGCATACATTAAGAGAATGTATGTATTATCACGTGTGTTTGTAGGATGCACAAGCCACAGTGTACATGAGAAGGGCAATGGATAACTGGAGTGtgttctctacacacacacacacacacacacacacgtgtatgcacaCTCATAGGCACATACACACCATCAAGTGATCTTTAAATTCTTTACTAGTGTTTTGGtgtcaaactcaggttctcaggtttAGTTCAataaacacctttacccactgaaacaTCTTGTAACCCATGCTTGCAGATTTTTATGTTGTATTCAATAAAGTACAATGGTGAATCTGGTGTGTTCAGAACCATCTAGGTTCTGTGGAAGGTGAGTGTATTAACACTATGAGTAGATCCTGATTCAGCCAATCTAATGCAGGCTTGCTTTTTATAAACCATATatgttatttttcaaattcattttattttgtctttggatGTTTTACTTGAATGTATGTATGCCAAATGATGCAATGACCACACAGTCCAGAAGAGGAAAATAGAGCACCCAGAAAAAGGTTATACACTTGCCAGCCAccctgtgggggctgggaattgaacctgggtcctctaaaaaGAATAGCCAGGCTTTTTAATTGTTGAAACATCTTACCAGTACTGTTGCAATGTTTTAAAACACTGAAGTGTCTATAGTATGATTTGTTGGATTCAGACCCTTAGGTTTctacattttttcttctctttatagcTTGCCTAAAATCTATGGGAGGCACCAACCAGTCGAGCGTCTCCGAGTTCCTCCTCCTGGGACTCTCCAGgcagccccagcagcagcagctcctcttcctgctcttcctcatCATGTACCTGGCCACTGTCCTGGGAAACCTGCTCATCATCCTGGCCATCAGCACAGACTCCCACCtacacacccccatgtacttcttcctcagcaaCCTGTCCTTTGTGGATGTCTGCTTCTCCTCCACCACTGTCCCCAAGTTATTGGCCAACCACATACTCAGGAGTCAGGCCATTTCCTTCTCTGGGTGTCTCACACAGatgtattttgtctgtgtgtttgtggacATGGACAATTTTCTACTAGCtgtgatggcctatgaccgctttGTGGCCATATGCCACCCTCTACACTACACAACAAAGATGACCTATAAACTCTGTGTTCTGATGGTGGCTGGATCATGGTTCACTGCCAGCCTGAATTCTCTGTTGCACACACTGCTCATGGCTCGACTCTCCTTCTGTGGGGACAACATCATCCCCCACTTCTTCTGTGATGTGACTCCCCTTCTGAAACTCTCCTGCTCAGACACACATCTCAATGACCTGATGATTCTTACTGTGGCAGGGCTGATAATGTTAGCCCCATTTGTTTGCATCCTTGTGTCCTATATCCTTATTGCTTGTGCTGTCCTGAGAGTTTCATCCACAGGAGGAAGGTGGAAAGCCTTCTCCACCTGTGGCTCACACCTGGCTGTGGTCTGCCTCTTTTATGGCACCATCATATCCCTGTATTTCAACCCCTCATCCTCTCACTCAGTTGGGAGAGATATGGCAGCTGCCATGATGTACACAATGGTGACCCCCATGCTGAACCCTTTCatctacagcctgaggaacaGGGACATGAAAAGGGCTTTAAGAAAACTGCTTACCATTACACCAGAGAAATGTGAAGCTCCCAGGTCCCAACAGGATTGACTTTAGCCATAATGCTCAGAGAAGGtggagatagaacctgtggagaccacctccaatagataggcaCTGCCTCTGGtcgagggatggggccacccacccatctcaaaatattttaacccagaaatgttccttcacaaagGACAAACAGCGACAAAAAATGGAACATAGACTGAAGGAGGGGAAAACCATGAATGGCCCCACCTGGGGACACATCAAGTCTGCAGACACCCAACCCAGCACTGTTGATGtggtcaagaagtgcttgctgacaggaaccaagtgtggtggTTCTTTGGGAGGTCCTTCCAGCAACTGATCAATGCAGATGTgaatgcttggagccaaccatcataCTGAACTCAGGGAACTTGGTGGggaagctggcagaaggactagagaagcagagggggattgcaactccattGGAAGGACAACATAGGTTAGCCTGACTACCCAGTTCTCCCAaagtctagaccaccaaccaaagagtacacctgCAGGAATCCATGGTTCAagatacatgtgtagcagagatTGACCTTGCCTGACAACAatgggagaggagacccttggtcctgtggacgtttgatgccccagagtagagggatgctggagtggtggggtGGAAGAGTATGGGTGAGTGGggaagcactctcatacaggcaaaggggagggagagggcagatgtgggatgcggggtttgtggaggggtaaccgggaAATGGGATATcatctgagatgtaaatgaatggaatgattaataaaaaaaagaatggatcaatttgcattcttctacaagtagacctgtgtctgctttagaaAAACATTCCTTTGTATGTTTACCCCAGCAAAACATGATCTGACACATCTGACTTTCCAAAAAACccctaagtttccacttcaataaAGTTAGATACACTGAACCTAGTAGAGAAAGTAGGAagtagccttgaacacattgacaCAAGAGAAGACTTTCTGAATGAAATACCTTTAGTATAGGCTTgaagaccaacaattaataaatgcagCCTTATGGtgctgcaaagcttctgtaaggcaaaggacaacatCAAtcctacaaaatgggaaaagatttctGCCAACTCCACATTTAAtggaggactaatatccaaaatatgtaaagaactcaagaaagtaaaCATCAAAAGGccaaacaatccaattaaaaatggtgtacatGTCTAATCAAAGAATTCGCAAAAAGAGAAactcaagtggctgagaaacacacaaagacatattCAAATTTTTAGtcttcagagaaatgcaaatcaaaacaactttgagattccatctcacaagTCTCTGAATGGCTAAAACCAATAACATAATTGACAGCCAGttctggtgaggatatggagcaaggggaacatctctccattgttggtgagagtCCAAACTAGTACAGCCACCATGGAAGTAAATATTGTGGTTTCTCATAAAAAATGAGAATcaagaactagagagatggctcagtggttaagagcactgtctgcttttccagaggtcctgagttcaattcctagcaaccacatagtgtctcacaaccatctgtaatgagatttgatgccctcttctgatgtgtctaaagacagcgacagtgtactcacatacatctttttttttaaatgggaatcAATTcacttcaagacccagctataccacttttgagCACATACCCAAAAAGACACTCTACCCTA
The nucleotide sequence above comes from Arvicanthis niloticus isolate mArvNil1 chromosome 6, mArvNil1.pat.X, whole genome shotgun sequence. Encoded proteins:
- the LOC117710373 gene encoding olfactory receptor 1f45-like — protein: MGGTNQSSVSEFLLLGLSRQPQQQQLLFLLFLIMYLATVLGNLLIILAISTDSHLHTPMYFFLSNLSFVDVCFSSTTVPKLLANHILRSQAISFSGCLTQMYFVCVFVDMDNFLLAVMAYDRFVAICHPLHYTTKMTYKLCVLMVAGSWFTASLNSLLHTLLMARLSFCGDNIIPHFFCDVTPLLKLSCSDTHLNDLMILTVAGLIMLAPFVCILVSYILIACAVLRVSSTGGRWKAFSTCGSHLAVVCLFYGTIISLYFNPSSSHSVGRDMAAAMMYTMVTPMLNPFIYSLRNRDMKRALRKLLTITPEKCEAPRSQQD